The genomic region TGTCTGTAATTACAACGATTATCAGAAAGTTTCGCTGCCACGTGACGCAGAAACCGACGCAAAAACCGGCGAAGCACCGACGCAGAAGCGACGCAAAGAAGAAAACAGGGAAAACATAGAAAACAATAATACCCCTTCGGGGGCGCAAGCGCCGCACATCGATTTTTCAAACCCGACTGATGCGCAGGTCTACGCTTTCGGCAAGTTCGTGCTGGGTAGGTCTGCCGGCGGGGTAATCACCAATCTGCTCAAGAAATGCGAGGGTGATCTGGCCTACGCCGCCCATTGGTTGAGCGAAGCACAGCACAAGGAAACTCCGATGGAGTGGGTGCAGGGCGTGATCCGGTCGGCCGAGATGCTTCCGTACCGTGGGGTGATTGGCGCTCCAAAGCCTCCAGTGGATTTCAAAACCCGCGAGGAGCGTGAACATGAGGCCCGCGTCAAGGAATACATGCGGGGTGTGCTGTGACGGAGATCCTCGAAATCAAGCGCATCCTGGCTGGCCGCGCACTGGCCGTTGCCGAACATCTCCTGCCGGGAGGCGTCAAGCAGGCGAATGAATGGCGGGCAGGTTCGGTAAACGGGGAGAAGGGCGAGAGCCTTGGCGTCCACCTCAGCGGCGAGAAAGCCGGCATCTGGTCCGACTTCGCAACTGGCGAGAGCGGCGACCTGATCGACCTATGGTGCGCCGCAAAGGGCGTAAGCCTTGCGCAAGGGCTTGAGCAAATACGCGCCTATCTTGGCTTGCAGCGCCAGCAGCCGGCCCGTGATCCCCGCCCGAACTATTCCAGGCCGCCGAAGCCCAATTGTGGGAAGCCCAAGGGGCGAGTGCGGGACTACCTGATTGAAGACCGGAACCTGACCGACGCAGTTCTTGAGGCTTATCGGATTGGCGAGCGGGGAGACGAGATCATTTTCCCGTTCCTGTCGCCAGATGGTGAACTGGTAATGGCTAAATCCCGGAAGGCGGCAGATGGTGAGGCTCCCAAGCCTACCGCCGCCAATTGCGAGCCCATCCTGTTCGGCTGGCAGGCAATCCCGCCTCATATCCGCGAAATAGTCATCACCGAAGGCGAGATCGATGCAATGTCGTTCTACGCCTATGGCTTCCCGGCGCTGTCGGTTCCCTTCGGGGGCGGCAAGGGCGGAAAGCAGAAGTGGATCGAGAACGAGTTCGACAGGCTCGATCGTTTCGAGAAAATCTTTGTTGCCACGGACATGGACGGCCCCGGCGAGGAAGCCGCCGCAGAGATCATCTCCAGGCTTGGGCGGCATCGCTGTGTCCGCGTCAAACTTCCCCGGAAGGACGCCAACGAATGCCTGGTCGATGGTGTGTCGGTCGAGGAATTCGGCGCTGCCGTTCTCTACGCAGAGGGGCTGGACCCAGAAGGGCTCCGCCGCGCCAGCGATTACCATGACGAAGTGGTCAAGCTCTTTTGGCCGGAGCCGGGGGCGCATACCGGATACACGACGCCTTACCGCAAGCTTGGCGACAAGCTCGTTTTCCGTCCTGCCGAGGTGACGCTTTGGAGTGGGGCGAGTGGGGCGGGAAAAAGCCAGATCCTTTCCGACAGCGCTGTAGATTGGGTGAGGCAGGGAAGCCGCATCTGCATCGCCAGCCTTGAGATGAAGGCCAGCCAAACGCTTAAGCGTATGGTGAAGCAAGCCGGTGGGGTCGATCGGCCTACGGAGCCTTTCATCGCGGCAATCCTGCAATTCCTAGATCAAGGCATCCTGCTCTACGACCATGTCGGGAAAGCCGGTGTCGAGCCTCTACTTGAGGTGTTCGATTATGCCCGCGCCAAATACGGCTGCGACCAGTTCATCATCGATAGCTTGATGAGGCTTGGCATCGCAACCGATGACTACAACGGCCAAGAGAAGGCTGTTTTCCAGCTCGTGGATTGGGCCATCAAAAGCAACGTGCACCTGCATTTGGTGGCACACGCCCGCAAGGGCGAGAAAGGTGCGATGGCCCCGGCAACGGAGGACATCAAGGGTGCGATGGAGATTGGCGCAAATGCCTTCAACATTGTGACCGTCTGGCGCAACCGCGCCGTGGAAGACCAATACCAGAAAGCCGAAAGCGACGAGGAACGCGCCCGCATTCAAGACGAGAATTCGGGCGTTGTGATGAACGTCGCCAAGCAGCGCAATGGCGATTTTGAAGGCAAGATCGGCCTTTGGTTTGACCAAGAGAACTACCGCTATCGGTCCTCGCACGATGACAAGGGTGCGCGCCGATACGTTCAATTTTCCCAGCTTGAAAGGATGACAGCATGAGCGACCGCTTGGACGCAATGATTGGCCGTGAGTACGAAGCGAACGGCGAGAAGAAAACGGCATGGTCCAAGATCGGGGTCGCCTTCCCGACGAAGAATGGCGGCTACCGTGTCCAGCTTGAGGCTCTGCCTGTGCCTCGGATGGGTCAGAACGGACTCGAAACGAGTTTTGTTCTGATGCCTCCGCGCCAGGATGACCGCCAGTCGCAGCCTCGCCAGCAGTCCCGCCCGCAGTCCGCGCCGGCATTTGAGCCCGGTGGCATGGACGAAGGCATTCCGTTCTGAGGCGCAGCATGACCACCAAAGTCCCACTGGCCGAGCAGATAGGTGAACTCTCCGATGTCCTCGATGAGACGGCAAAGGCCACTGGCTACAGAGCCGAGCAGCGGATTCGGAAGCTCACGGCGGCGAAGGCATCGCTGGCATGGCTGATGAACAACTCAATCCAGATCAAGGCCTTCATGGCCGGGAAGGAAGGTTGCCGCTAGACGCGATTCTGAACTGCTAGGCGGCTCTCATTCTCTCCCAATAACCCACCACCCAACACCACGGGGAATGAAACATGGACAAAGGCGAATTTGCAAAAGTCGGCTACGAGGTGCAGCCGGGGATGAACGGCAGCTATGTGCTCATCGCGGGCACCGGCTTTGCGAGCGACCGCCCGACGTTGCGTCCGATGATCGGGTTCACGAATTGGAGCGACTTAATGGCCTTCTTGCGCGAAGACCATAGAGCACTGGCCCAGGATTTCGGTCCTCAGCAGCCAGACGAATAATCCAACACCACGGGGCACGTGACATGAACATCAAGATCGAGACGACAGGCAAGCGCGAGCCCAACGGTAGGCTCTCCCGCAAGCGCCGGGAACGGGCAAAGCGATACACCGAAGGGCTCGATAAGCTAGAACAGGAGATGATCTCCGTGGGCACCGAGGCCCGTCAGCGGATATATGGCGTATCGGCTAAGCTCAGCCGCGACCAGTTGGCCGGGAGCGCCGTGGGGCGCCTGGTCCTTGGCGACATGCTCACGCGCATCCAGTCCGACGCTGCGTTCCTCTATGAGCAGGACGCGCGAGCCTATTACCTCACCATCGAAGGGCCGCAACAGCCTTCCGCCGTCGATCTGGATCGCGTCCAAGGCATTAGCAACGGCGAGAACGTCAAGCGCAAGCTGATCGCCAAGGCGAGGTACGAAAACGCTCGCAAGGCAGTGCAGGAAGCGCAGAACGCCGTTAGGCTGCACTCCAACCTCTTTGGCGCTCTCCAGCACTGTGTCATGGCCGATCGGTCGCCGGTCAATGAGGCAATGATGGGTTCGCTCCGGGAAGCGCTCAACGCCTTGGTTCGCCATTACGGCCTGTCTGGTAATGTGGGGAAGCGGGCCGCATAGGCTTGACGCAACCCCGCAAATCAGATTCTACTGTCACCAGTTTGAAAATCGAAGAATAGCGTCTGGCGGTAGCTGGGCGCTTTTTTTCTGGAGATATGGACAAAGGCTGCGTCAATCTCTGGAAGTAAACCCCGGTTCCTGCTTTCTAACTTCACTCCCCGGTTGGACTGGGGCGCTATGGCTCCAAAGCGATAGGCCAATCTCTGCGATTGCGCCGGCAAGCAGCGATACGCCCACGATCATCAATCCACGGTCGATGGCGCCTCCCGTGGTGTCTGCCGTCGTGTACCGAGTGAGCGCGCCTGGGCCAACCCATCCAAAAGCAACTGCGAACCCGGTTGCCGCCATCAAGGCCCCGCTGATCAGCCCGAACCACGCGACTGCGCGAAGAAATTTGCAAAAGAACACGGCGAAAGCCTCCCAAACCAAGATCACAAGAGCTTCGCGTAAGCCGCAGGGGAACGCCATCAAGCTCGTCAGTCGATTTCAAAGTATGCGTCCCCTCGGTCGGTTTCGATGCGGATATCCAGAAGGTAGCCGCACTGCCGAGAAACAGTGGCAGTGACGACTTGGCCGCGCTCTACCACGATTGATTGCAGGGGCTCAGTTATCTGTATCCCGCTTCTTGCGCCAATGGTCGAGGCGTCCGATCGAGCTAACCAGGCGCCGAATTCGCTGGCGTAAGGGGTGAGGATGCATTCCGGTCTGTTCGATTGATTTGCAACCGCTCTTAGCAACGAAACAGGGCGATCTTCACGGCTGACAATATCAATCTCCCAATTGCCGCCGCTGTATTGCCGATAGTTGATAAACACATCAACTGCGAACGCCTGAGAACCCAAGGCGAACGCGGCCAGGCTTGCGGCGCAGGCTTTGCCAAGCGGCATTCTGAACATATCGAGACCCCCAACCAATTTACGAGAATTTCGCCCAAGCCGAGCGAAAAGGCAATGTCATGAAGCGCCACGACTTCTCCCCAGAGCCTTCCACCTTCATGATCGACTACCCCTATGAGGGTAGCACTCGCACTGTGTACATCGTGGCAGAGGATTGGGAAGACGCTCAGGCGCAGCTCTCCGCGCTTCAAGCCTTCGGCCATATCGAGGGCGAGTTGGTTGAGGTGGGAGATATCGCGAGCGTGATGGTGAACTGAGCAACAGGAGAAGGGCATGCTGGCACTGGCGCTTGCAATCCATCTATTGGCTATGCCGCAGTCTGCCGTTCTTCCTGAACCCGCTCCGACGATTATTGCTCCCGGGGAGCCAATGAACAATCGCAAGGCGCGGCGCAGGGCCGCGAAGCTCGATCGCGCCTAATCCTCATCACCCAGCACCTTAGACAGCATACTCCCTCTAACCTGGGTACGCTGCTTTGGTTTAGGCCCAGCCTTCGCCTTGAACGCCACCGAGTTCTGAGGGAGCGTAACGGGATACCCGTAGTGCGGTAGCCTTACGGTAATCTCTGATCCATCGTCAGAAACCCGGCTCACTGTTGCTTCTATGGTGACGGTGTCGCCTACGGTGATTTTGGGCATGTGGTCCTCCGAGGGCGATTCAACGCTACAGGCGCAGCAAGGTTCAAACACGAGGACCGGCGAAAGTCGTCAACCGTAGAACATCGTTCCTATCGCCCCCGGGCCAGTAGAAATGAAGTTGCGCACTCAGTGCGGTGCGACCGCGCAAGGAGTTGAATTCCAATGCCAGCAGGACGCCCGACAGATTGGAAGCCAGAGCTTGGCGAAGAAATCCTCTCCCGTATGGAGCAGGGTCTTTCCCTCGCTGCCAGTGCGGCAGATCTCGGTATCCATCGTCAGCGCGTCTATGAATGGATGGAGCGCCACCCTGAATTTGCGGACACTGTAAAGCTCGCACAGGCAAAACGGCAGCTATTCCTTGAGCGCCGATTGCTCTCTGCGGAAGCTGGACCAGTGGTCACCTCCACGATTTTTGCCCTCAAGAATGCTGGGCCAGAGGATTGGCGCGAGAAGCAGGAACATGAGGTCAATGCCCGCATCTCACGCGCCGATGATCTGACGGATGAGCAGCTTGCAGCTATCGCCACAAGCAGCGGCAAATGAGCTGCTGCGGCGCAGGTCAGCCCGCAGCAATCTCAAGAGCTTTGCCCGCTTTGTTCAGGTGCCCGGAGCGCCGATAGACGAGAGCGACGACACAGAGGAATTCAGCCCAGCCGAAACACCCTTGGCTGCGCACCACGAGTTGATCCTTGACGCCGCCGAGCGCTGCATTGAACAGCCCAACGGCAGGCTGATGCTGTTCATGCCTCCTGGCAGTGCCAAAAGCACATATGGCAGCGTCATTGTCCCGGCCTTCGCGATGGGGCGCCGGAAAGGCTTCAAGGTCATCGCAGTCAGTTACGGCAGTGACTTGGCCCGCAAGATGGGTCGGCGCACACGGTCTGTGGTCAAGCAGCGCGCCTACAATGTGCTGTTCGATACCGGCCTTTCCGCTGAAAGCAGCGCGGCTGATGAATGGGCGCTTGAGAATGGCAGCGAGTACATGTCGGGCGGCATCTTGTCGGGCATCACGGGCAACCGCGCCGATCTGATCGTTGTCGATGACCCCATCAAGGGAAGGCAGGACGCGGAATCAGAAACGATCCGCAAGCGCACCATCGAGGCGTTTGACGATGACGTGAAAACCCGCCTCAAGCCGGGTGGCTCAGTCATCATCATTCAGACGCGATGGCATGAGGAAGATCTGGCAGGTTCGATCCTGCCCGAAGGGTACAACGGCGAAAGCGGATTGATCGAGTGCCGCGATGGGCAGGTGTGGGAAGTGATTTGCCTTCCGGCCAAAGCCGAGCGCGCTGACGATCCACTGGGACGTAAGGTCGGGGAATATATCTGGCCCGAATGGTTCCCTGAAAGCCATTGGGCGCAATTCGAGCGCAAGCCGCGCACATGGGCTTCGCTCTATCAGCAGCGCCCAGCACCCGAGGAAGGCGACCTGTTCCGCCGTGAATGGCTAAGGCCCTATGAGGTAGCGCCCGAGCGCTCCACGCTCATGGTCTATGGCGCAAGCGACTACGCGGTCACGGCGGACGGTGGCGACTACACCGTCCACATCATTGTGGGCATTGATGCCGAGGGGCGGCTTTGGCTTCTTGATCTGTGGCGAGGTCAGACCAGTTCCGAGCAGTGGGTGGAATCCTTCTGTGATCTGGTCCTGCGCTGGAAGCCCTCATGGTGGGCCGAGGAGACAGGGCAGATCAGGGCTGGTGTTGGCCCGTTCCTTGATCGGCGTATTCGTGAGCGCAAGGCATACGTGCCGCGCGAAGCATTCCCAACCAGGGGAGATAAGGCGATCCGTGCGCAGTCCATCCGAGGGCGCATGGCACTCGATGGCTTGTATGTGCCCAAGCATGCGCCTTGGTATTCGGCATTCGAAAGCGAACTTCTGACCTTCCCGACCGGGCGCAATGACGATCAGGTCGATGCCATCGGGCTTGTTGGTCAGCTTCTCGACCGCATCCATGAGCCGATGGTTGAGAAGCAAGAGAAGAAATCGACGCGCACCGACTATCGCCCCGCCGTCGATACCGCCGAAGCTAACGACTGGATGACGTACTGATGAACCAGACAGGCTATCAGATCGGCAGTTCGTCGGCTCAGGGCGGCGTTTCGCGCCCCGGCGGCAAAGACCATGCCGAGCTTAAGCGCGGCTATCTGAGCTACCTCGAAACCAAAGCTGAGGAGATCAAAGAGCAGCAGGAGGCGCGGCGCTACTACCATGGCTCTCAGTGGACCGCGAAGCAGATTCAGACGTTCAACCGCCGCCGTCAGCCTGTCGTCACGTACAATCGTATCGGTCGCAAGATCAACGCGGTTGTCGGGCTTCTGGAGCGCCAGAGGCAAGACCCGCGCGGCTTTCCCCGCACTCCCGAACATGAGGAAGGCGCCGAGATTGCCACAGCTGTGCTGCGTTACGTCCTCGATCAGCAGGAATGGCCCTCGGTAAGTCCCGAGTGTGGCCTTGATGGCGCTGTCGATGGCATCGGCGGTGTCGAGATCCTTCTTGAGCAGGGCGACCTTGGCGATATCGAGATTGGGCTGGAGGTTGTTGATCCGGCCTCGTTCTTTTACGACCCGCGCTCGCTCAAGCCTGACTTCTCGGATGCACGTTACATGGGCGTCGGCAAGTGGGCCGATCTGGACGCGGTTATCGAGATGTACCCGGATCGCGAAAGCGAATTGCGGGCGTCGGTCGAGTCCGGCACTGAGCTGACCAGCAACCCCGACTACGACGAGAAGTGGATCACGGGCGGCGAGGATGCCAAGCGCATCCGTCTCGTTGATCACTGGTGCATCAAGAACGGTGTCTGGCACTGGTATATCTACACGGGCGCTCTGATCCTCGATGAGGGCGAAAGCTATCTCAAGGACGAGAAGGGCCGCTCGATCTGCAAGTTCATCATGTATTCGGCCAACGTCGATCAAGATGGTGACCGATACGGCTTTGTTCGCAACATGCGGTCAAGCCAGGACGAGATCAATCAGCGCCGCTCCAAGGGCTTGCACCTACTCAACAGCCGCCGTGTCATTCTCCCCGAGGGGACAGGCGCTGATGTCGAGAAGATCAGGCAGGAGGCCGCGCGCCCTGATGGAGTGATCCAGTATCCGCAGGGAACGCAGGCCCCCGAGTTTGACGACGCCGCCAAGGCGGCAGAGCTCAATGGCCACCTCGGCTTTTTGCAGGACGCCAAGGACGAGATTGAGAACTACGGCTTCAACCCCGCACTGATGGGGCAGGGCGTTGATCGCCTTTCCGGTCGCGCCATGCAAATCCAGCAGCAGGCAGGCATTGCCGAGCTTGGCCCATATCTCCTGGCCTATAAGGGCTGGAAGCTGCGCGTCTATCGCACCATCTGGAGCGCGGTTCAGGAGCATTGGACGGCTGAGCGCTGGATTCGCGTTACCGACGACGAGAACGTTGCCCAGTTCATGGCGATCAACCAGCCGGCCACCGATGAGTTCGGTTATCCGATGGTCGATCCGGCTACAGGGCAGCAGGCATTGGTCAATGCGCTGGGTGCGCTCGATGTGGATATTATCATCGATGAAGGCCCCGATACGATCAACATGCAGGCCGACGCCTACGACACGCTGTCGATCATGGCGACCAAGGGCCAGAACGTGCCGCCTGAATTGCTGATTGAGCTTTCCCCTCTCCATGGCTCGATCAAGAAGAAGGCCATCGAGATACTGCAGAAGGCCAGCCAGCCAGGGCC from Pelagibacterium sp. 26DY04 harbors:
- the terL gene encoding phage terminase large subunit — its product is MSSLQLSPQAAANELLRRRSARSNLKSFARFVQVPGAPIDESDDTEEFSPAETPLAAHHELILDAAERCIEQPNGRLMLFMPPGSAKSTYGSVIVPAFAMGRRKGFKVIAVSYGSDLARKMGRRTRSVVKQRAYNVLFDTGLSAESSAADEWALENGSEYMSGGILSGITGNRADLIVVDDPIKGRQDAESETIRKRTIEAFDDDVKTRLKPGGSVIIIQTRWHEEDLAGSILPEGYNGESGLIECRDGQVWEVICLPAKAERADDPLGRKVGEYIWPEWFPESHWAQFERKPRTWASLYQQRPAPEEGDLFRREWLRPYEVAPERSTLMVYGASDYAVTADGGDYTVHIIVGIDAEGRLWLLDLWRGQTSSEQWVESFCDLVLRWKPSWWAEETGQIRAGVGPFLDRRIRERKAYVPREAFPTRGDKAIRAQSIRGRMALDGLYVPKHAPWYSAFESELLTFPTGRNDDQVDAIGLVGQLLDRIHEPMVEKQEKKSTRTDYRPAVDTAEANDWMTY
- a CDS encoding toprim domain-containing protein, with the protein product MTEILEIKRILAGRALAVAEHLLPGGVKQANEWRAGSVNGEKGESLGVHLSGEKAGIWSDFATGESGDLIDLWCAAKGVSLAQGLEQIRAYLGLQRQQPARDPRPNYSRPPKPNCGKPKGRVRDYLIEDRNLTDAVLEAYRIGERGDEIIFPFLSPDGELVMAKSRKAADGEAPKPTAANCEPILFGWQAIPPHIREIVITEGEIDAMSFYAYGFPALSVPFGGGKGGKQKWIENEFDRLDRFEKIFVATDMDGPGEEAAAEIISRLGRHRCVRVKLPRKDANECLVDGVSVEEFGAAVLYAEGLDPEGLRRASDYHDEVVKLFWPEPGAHTGYTTPYRKLGDKLVFRPAEVTLWSGASGAGKSQILSDSAVDWVRQGSRICIASLEMKASQTLKRMVKQAGGVDRPTEPFIAAILQFLDQGILLYDHVGKAGVEPLLEVFDYARAKYGCDQFIIDSLMRLGIATDDYNGQEKAVFQLVDWAIKSNVHLHLVAHARKGEKGAMAPATEDIKGAMEIGANAFNIVTVWRNRAVEDQYQKAESDEERARIQDENSGVVMNVAKQRNGDFEGKIGLWFDQENYRYRSSHDDKGARRYVQFSQLERMTA